The DNA sequence CAGCCACCGGTCCTGGCACCGATCCGGGCGCCGGAGAGCAGAAGCTACCCAAGGGCTACACCCCGCCCAAGGGACGTCCCACTCCGAGGCGTAGAGATGTGGAGTTGGAACGCGGCATCATCGGTGGTCAGTCGCTGGCCCCCGCAGAGAGTTACGGACAGGCGCGTCAGAAGCGCAAGGAGTTCAAGGCCTCCATGTCCAAGGACGAATACAAGGCCTATAAGCAGCAGGAAAAGGACGCTCGGATCAAGCGTCAGCGTGAGCACCAGGCGGCCATGGACCGCGGTGAAGATGCCTACCTCATGGCCCGCGATAAGGGCGAGGTACGTCGCTTCGCCCGTGACTGGGTGGATGCGCGTCGTTTCGTCGCCAACTTCGTGATGCCGGTGGCGCTGGCCCTGCTGGTGATCATGCTCGTTGGAAACTTCTTCCCAGAATTCGCCGCCACGGCGTCCATGTTCGCGATGCTGCTGATGCTGGTATTCCTCATCGAGGGCATCAACATCGGCCGTCGTGTGAATAAGGCGGTGCGTGCGAAGTTCCCGGACACCACGGAAACCGGGTTCGGCCTGGGTTACTACTCCTATTCCCGCGCGGTGCAGCCACGCAAGTGGCGCACCCCGCGCCCGCGTGTTGAGCTGGGCGCTGACGTCTAGATAATGCGCACACTGGTGCTCGGTGGGGCCAGGTCCGGAAAATCCGTCTTCGCGGAAGACATCGCCGGGCCCGGCCCCGTCGTTTATGTGGCCACAGCCCGACCGTGGCCGGGGGATGCGGACTTCGCGGCACGCATCGCCCTGCACGCCGCCCGCCGTCCGGCGAGCTGGATCACCGAAGACCGGCGCGACCTGGTCACGCTTCTGGGCGTTCCCACGCCCACAACCATGCTTGTCGACGACCTGGGCACGTGGCTGACCCACACCACG is a window from the Corynebacterium faecale genome containing:
- a CDS encoding DUF3043 domain-containing protein, with protein sequence MKLPWDKNKQSSGTKGDASAASSADQVDAATGPGTDPGAGEQKLPKGYTPPKGRPTPRRRDVELERGIIGGQSLAPAESYGQARQKRKEFKASMSKDEYKAYKQQEKDARIKRQREHQAAMDRGEDAYLMARDKGEVRRFARDWVDARRFVANFVMPVALALLVIMLVGNFFPEFAATASMFAMLLMLVFLIEGINIGRRVNKAVRAKFPDTTETGFGLGYYSYSRAVQPRKWRTPRPRVELGADV
- a CDS encoding bifunctional adenosylcobinamide kinase/adenosylcobinamide-phosphate guanylyltransferase, producing MRTLVLGGARSGKSVFAEDIAGPGPVVYVATARPWPGDADFAARIALHAARRPASWITEDRRDLVTLLGVPTPTTMLVDDLGTWLTHTTDDCGSAAWEQDSAELDARIDALVDRVTTYSGGDLVIVSPEVGLAVIPEHRSGRVFRDRIGTLNQRLAAVCERVVLVVAGLPLELKTV